From the Manis javanica isolate MJ-LG chromosome 13, MJ_LKY, whole genome shotgun sequence genome, one window contains:
- the LOC140845686 gene encoding uncharacterized protein yields the protein MGHFGAHFSVPDEKPLASPVSGLEPGSFGKAHGKQPLERRLAIPCGCAGTLSPPWPHGGTSGDSRGAVPGKVRVGLPSATIGMQHPLCADPLGKLSVTVKEADTLLGPWPVWSRAVTSGVIRRSQPGSVTGDTLTASSCNGGHEEGPEENLRNPRIGWARRLAWEPEHVPSIINASQLSPTVVGQELHHLVQEEQRGPTVAELEDPRQMQLAPGTRGAPPSCLEPVQELPENPVLELRPVSPASAAAELKDVPAVASAQGPGPELEPHEPSGLGPRALAGMAPGVAEPGPGPEPTNPCAASPWDIPGLVSGPELEPHESSGAGPVAPAGMAQGLEEPEVALEPTTPCSMSTRDLPREEEQTILAFLPRLVAKQLTLMCAELYSRVEHGECKAYVERHPLMEDIVLLAPNILNVLKQCAATFYLVISSCLGGPSTTAQDRARVVEFWIHVAKECLALRNFESFRTIMYALEFPGLRRLERTWGQVSWKSSWIYRKLKKRDKGLKRKQLLEEARAMVRKWPQSPRASQGMKKQGMVPFLGLILYDALEKHQEHHEDATDFLEELLTYKFLARQYDLEPKEHFLFFFHTVELLGEEQSYGLSYHLEPPGQRAGRKGLLQFFRSRKI from the exons ATGGGCCACTTTGGGGCTCACTTCTCTGTACCCGATGAAAAGCCTTTGGCCTCACCTgtcagtggcctggagcctggttcatttggaaaagcacatgggaaGCAGCCTTTGGAACGGAGGCTCGCAATTCCCTGTGGCTGTGCCGGGACCTTGTCCCCACCGTGGCCACATGGGGGGacctctggggacagcagaggagCGGTACCTGGGAAGGTTCGGGTAGGACTTCCTTCAGCCACAATAGGTATGCAGCACCCACTTTGTGCAGACCCTTTGGGGAAACTTAGCGTAACAGTGAAGGAAGCGGACACACTACTGGGACCCTGGCCCGTGtggagtcgggcagtcacttcaggcgtcatccgcaggTCACAGCCGGGAAGCGTCACGGGCGATACCCTCACCGCCTCCTCATGTAATGGGGGGCATGAAGAGGGGCCAGAGGAGAATCTGAGAAA TCCCAGAATTGGATGGGCTAGGcgccttgcctgggagcccgagcatgtACCCAGCATCATCAACGCGAGCCAGCTTTCACCCACCGTGGTGGGCCAAGaactccaccacttggtccaggaggaacAACGGGggcccacggtggcagagctggaag acccacggcagatgcagctggctCCAGGGACACGCGGAGCGCCACCTTCGTGCCTAGAgcccgtccaggagctccctgagaaccctgtgctggagctacggccggtgtcacctgcttcagccgcTGCAGAGCTGAaagatgtcccagcagtggcctcagcccaggggccaggccctgagctggagccccatgagccttcgggcctggggcccagggcacttGCTGGAATGGCACCAGGCGTGGCAGAGCCAGGTCCAGGTCCAGAGCCCACAAACCCCTGTGCTGCgagcccctgggacatcccaggaCTGGTATcaggccccgagctggagccccatgagtccTCGGGTGCGGGGCCCGtggcacctgcaggaatggcacagGGCCTGGAAGAGCCAGAGGTGGCCCTGGAGCCCACCACCCCCTGTTCCATGAGCACCCGGGATTTGCCGAGGGAGGAGGAGCAGACCATCCTGGCGTTTCTTCCCCGCCTGGTGGccaagcagctgaccctgatgtgtgcg GAGCTGTACAGTAGGGTTGAACATGGAGAATGCAAGGCCTACGTAGAGAGACACCCACTGATGGAAGACATTGTGCTCCTGGCCCCCAACATCCTTAACGTCCTCAAGCAGTGTGCTGCCACGTTTTATttggtcatctcctcctgcctcgggggTCCGAGCACgacggcccaggacagggcccgagtggtggagttctggatacACGTGGCCAAG gagtgtctggctCTCAGAAATTTCGAGTCCTTCCGTACCATTATGTACGCCCTGGAGTTCCCTGGTCTACGTCGTCTGGAGAGAACCTGGGGACAAgtttcctg gaagagctcctggatctacagaaaacttaaaaagagggACAAGGGGCTTAAAAGGAAGCAGCTCCTCGAG GAGGCGAGGGCCATGGTGAGGAAATGGCCACAGTCCCCCAGGGCATCCCAGGGTATGAAGAAGCAG ggcatggtcccaTTCCTTGGACTGATTCTGTACGACGCCTTAGAGAAACACCAGGAACATCATGAGGAC gccacTGACTTCCTAGAGGAGCTCCTCACATACAAGTTCCTGGCCAGGCAGTATGACCTGGAGCCCAAGGAGCACTTCCTGTTCTTTTTCCACACAGTGGAGCTCCTGGGTgaagagcagag ctacggcCTGTCCTACCATCTGGAGCCCCCAGGTCAGAGGGCAGGCAGAAAAGGACTGTTACAGTTCTTCAGGTCCCGCAAGATTTAA